One region of Armigeres subalbatus isolate Guangzhou_Male chromosome 3, GZ_Asu_2, whole genome shotgun sequence genomic DNA includes:
- the LOC134226150 gene encoding periodic tryptophan protein 1 homolog, with translation MESDQEDEVPNVNFVPSLLFVKRGVAKANPDKVTLTPGELARIINDTRDDLEEDGAEGMDTSEDEENEESTARLTGRAETAEATGAGLGQAAGDEFGFDGYEQESGEPVVRLSSVAVVDPEENIQDEDDSDAEDEIIKPTDNLILVGHVQNDTASMEVYIFNEGEGSLYVHHDFLLPSPPLCIEWLSFDPGSDKSGNLCAIGCMDPVITLWDLDIQDSLEPVCKFGSKGSRKKNKPKVGHSDAVLDLSWNRNLEHILASGSVDQTVILWDMEDGTPHTIIRDFDEKVQTLAFHPTKAEALMTGSCDGMVKVFDCRATNNDSASYKSWNLGGEVERVCWSHHNEYHFVASTNEGRIHYVDIRNEHPLWSKEVHEKEITGLVLSSKVRGMLATASADGTLKVWDYDDQDARLTYKKNPKIGVIQCLDECPENPFVLAMGGDLKTKNFNVVNLLDNDIVTNVFKSRFDPTYERPATEGVEDASMSGDDDEDDA, from the exons ATGGAGTCCGATCAGGAGGATGAGGTCCCGAACGTTAACTTTGTGCCGAGTTTGTTGTTTGTGAAACGAGGCGTCGCCAAAGCTAATCCGGACAAG GTCACACTGACGCCGGGCGAACTGGCACGGATAATTAACGACACGCGAGACGATTTGGAGGAGGATGGCGCCGAGGGTATGGACACTTCCGAGGATGAGGAAAACGAAGAAAGTACTGCCAGACTGACGGGTCGTGCCGAAACGGCCGAGGCAACTGGCGCTGGTTTAGGGCAGGCTGCTGGGGATGAGTTCGGTTTTGATGGCTACGAGCAGGAAT CCGGTGAGCCCGTGGTGCGACTGAGCTCTGTGGCGGTCGTCGATCCGGAAGAAAATATCCAGGATGAGGATGACTCGGATGCGGAAGATGAGATTATCAAACCGACGGACAATCTCATTCTAGTCGGACATGTTCAGAACGACACTGCCTCGATGGAGGTTTATA TTTTCAACGAAGGGGAAGGAAGTCTTTACGTTCATCACGATTTTCTGCTCCCAAGCCCCCCGCTGTGTATTGAGTGGTTAAGCTTTGATCCGGGCAGTGACAAATCGGGCAATTTGTGTGCCATTGGATGCATGGACCCGGTCATTACTTTGTGGGATTTGGATATTCAAGACTCTTTGGAACCGGTTTGCAAGTTCGGATCGAAGGGAAGTCGGAAAAAGAATAAACCTAAGGTGGGCCACTCAGATGCGGTGTTGGATCTTTCCTGGAATCGCAATTTGGA ACACATCCTAGCCAGTGGTTCGGTGGACCAGACAGTGATTCTGTGGGATATGGAAGACGGCACTCCACATACCATCATCCGAGACTTCGATGAGAAAGTTCAAACGCTAGCATTCCATCCGACGAAAGCGGAAGCCCTGATGACGGGAAGCTGCGACGGCATGGTCAAAGTTTTCGACTGTCGAGCGACAAACAACGACAGCGCCAGCTATAAGTCGTGGAATCTGGGCGGAGAAGTGGAACGAGTTTGCTGGAGTCATCATAATGAGTACCACTTCGTGGCCAGCACCAACGAGGGCCGGATTCATTACGTGGACATCCGCAATGAGCACCCACTTTGGTCGAAGGAAGTCCACGAGAAGGAAATCACCGGTCTGGTGTTGAGCTCGAAGGTGAGAGGAATGCTGGCCACGGCGTCAGCAGATGGGACATTGAAGGTTTGGGATTATGACGATCAGGACGCGCGATTAACGTACAAGAAGAATCCGAAGATTGGGGTGATCCAATGTTTGGACGAATGCCCGGAAAATCCGTTCGTTCTGGCAATGGGTGGCGATTTGAAGACGAAGAACTTCAACGTTGTGAATTTGTTGGATAACGATATTG TGACGAACGTATTTAAGTCGAGATTTGATCCAACTTATGAGCGGCCGGCAACAGAAGGCGTGGAAGATGCTTCCATGAGTGGGGATGACGATGAGGACGATGCTTAG